Proteins co-encoded in one Streptomyces sp. NBC_01283 genomic window:
- a CDS encoding VOC family protein, which translates to MTEAWGSTGQRDGLGAVRRAPGTPTWVSLMAHGLAATQEFYGALFGWEFRPGPDQLGPYVRALLDGHEVAGIGQLPPDHHLPIAWTPYLASDDVDATAEAVRHCCGTIGVGPLDAGPAGRMAIAVDPAGAVFGIWQAAEHLGAALVGEPGAPAWNELVTHETAGVVKFYEAVFGYTEEAAAPADFDYVTLQVDGRPVASVRGVGQALPRDRGAHWMTYFEVADVDESVERVVELGGHVVKPAEAGTHGRVATVADPEGAVFTLVRSEN; encoded by the coding sequence GCCTGATGGCGCATGGCCTGGCCGCGACCCAGGAGTTCTACGGAGCGTTGTTCGGCTGGGAGTTCCGGCCTGGCCCGGACCAGCTCGGGCCCTACGTACGGGCACTGCTCGACGGCCATGAGGTCGCCGGGATCGGACAGCTGCCGCCCGACCACCATCTGCCGATCGCCTGGACTCCGTACCTGGCGTCGGACGACGTGGACGCGACGGCCGAGGCCGTGCGGCACTGCTGCGGCACGATCGGTGTCGGCCCACTGGACGCGGGCCCGGCCGGGCGGATGGCCATCGCGGTGGACCCCGCGGGCGCGGTGTTCGGGATCTGGCAGGCGGCGGAGCATCTGGGCGCCGCCCTCGTCGGGGAGCCCGGAGCACCGGCGTGGAACGAGCTGGTCACCCACGAGACGGCAGGGGTCGTCAAGTTCTACGAGGCGGTCTTCGGATACACCGAGGAGGCGGCCGCACCGGCCGACTTCGACTACGTGACGCTCCAGGTCGACGGGCGGCCCGTGGCGTCGGTGCGCGGTGTGGGCCAGGCGCTGCCGCGGGACCGCGGCGCGCACTGGATGACGTACTTCGAAGTCGCCGACGTGGACGAGTCGGTGGAACGGGTCGTCGAACTCGGCGGCCACGTCGTGAAGCCCGCGGAGGCGGGCACGCATGGGCGGGTGGCCACGGTCGCCGACCCGGAAGGCGCCGTCTTCACGCTGGTGCGATCCGAGAACTGA
- a CDS encoding thymidine kinase: protein MPELVFFSGTMDCGKSTLALQIEHNRSARGLKGMIFTRDDRAGEGKLSSRLGLVTDAIEAADHFDFYAHLVDHLSKGGRADYVIADEAQFLAPGQIDQLARVVDDLGLDVFAFGITTDFRSKLFPGSQRLVELADRVEVLQVEALCWCGARATHNARTIGGAMVVEGAQVVVGDVNHAADEVGYEVLCRRHHRRRMTAATSQAGALSPDVLPVDTSSAV from the coding sequence ATGCCCGAGCTGGTGTTCTTCTCCGGAACGATGGACTGCGGAAAGAGCACCCTGGCTCTGCAGATCGAGCACAACCGCTCGGCCCGCGGACTGAAGGGGATGATCTTCACCCGTGACGACCGCGCGGGCGAGGGCAAGCTCTCCTCGCGGCTCGGCCTCGTCACGGACGCGATCGAGGCCGCCGACCACTTCGACTTCTACGCCCATCTCGTCGACCACCTCTCGAAGGGCGGCCGCGCGGACTATGTGATCGCGGACGAGGCGCAGTTCCTCGCGCCCGGCCAGATCGACCAGCTGGCGCGCGTCGTCGACGACCTGGGCCTGGACGTGTTCGCCTTCGGCATCACCACGGACTTCCGCTCCAAGCTCTTCCCGGGCTCGCAGCGCCTGGTCGAACTCGCCGACCGCGTCGAGGTGTTGCAGGTCGAGGCGCTGTGCTGGTGCGGCGCCCGCGCCACCCACAACGCCCGCACCATAGGCGGTGCGATGGTCGTCGAAGGCGCCCAGGTCGTCGTCGGCGACGTCAACCACGCGGCGGACGAGGTGGGTTACGAGGTGCTGTGCCGCCGTCACCACAGGCGCCGGATGACGGCGGCGACCTCGCAGGCGGGAGCCCTGTCGCCCGACGTGCTGCCGGTCGACACGTCCTCCGCCGTCTGA
- a CDS encoding alkaline phosphatase family protein — MSLPAWDDVQPLSLDSAPLPEYGVGSLADLLPTLVAHQGVEGFAPVIPELAPADRNCVFLIDGLGWEQLRAHPDEAPFLTSLIGSSRGGTGRPITSGFPATTATSLASVGTGLPPASHGLPGYTVRNPATGELMNQLRWNPWTDPRKWQPYPTVFQQAHAAGVHTAQVSSPTFQNTPLTKIALSGGSFRGKLSGEDRMDLAAEQLGAGDRSLVYTYYAEVDGKGHRFGVDSDAWRGQLMYVDRLVQRLAEQLPPRSALYVTADHGMLDIPFDEQSRIDFDEDWELRAGVALLGGEGRARHVYAVPGAENDVLTVWREVLGEQFWIASRDEAIAAGWFGPPDAVDERVYARFGDVIAAAHDDVAIIATEKEPKESALVGMHGSMTAVEQLVPLIEVRS; from the coding sequence ATGTCCCTGCCCGCCTGGGACGACGTGCAGCCGCTCTCCCTCGACTCCGCACCCCTGCCCGAGTACGGCGTCGGCTCGCTCGCCGACCTGCTGCCCACGCTCGTCGCCCACCAGGGCGTCGAGGGCTTCGCGCCCGTCATCCCGGAACTCGCGCCGGCCGACCGGAACTGCGTCTTCCTGATCGACGGCCTGGGCTGGGAGCAGCTCCGGGCCCACCCGGACGAGGCGCCTTTCCTGACCTCGCTCATCGGCTCGTCCCGGGGCGGCACGGGACGCCCGATCACCTCGGGCTTCCCCGCGACCACCGCGACCTCCCTGGCCTCGGTCGGCACGGGCCTGCCGCCCGCCTCGCACGGCCTGCCCGGCTATACGGTCCGCAACCCGGCCACCGGCGAGCTGATGAACCAGCTCCGCTGGAACCCGTGGACGGACCCGCGCAAGTGGCAGCCGTACCCCACCGTCTTCCAGCAGGCCCACGCGGCGGGCGTGCACACCGCCCAGGTGTCGTCCCCGACGTTCCAGAACACCCCGCTCACCAAGATCGCGCTGAGCGGCGGCAGCTTCCGCGGCAAGCTCTCCGGCGAGGACCGCATGGACCTCGCGGCCGAGCAACTGGGCGCGGGCGACCGTTCGCTGGTCTACACGTACTACGCGGAGGTGGACGGCAAGGGCCACCGCTTCGGTGTCGACTCCGACGCCTGGCGCGGCCAGCTCATGTACGTCGACCGCCTGGTCCAGCGCCTGGCCGAGCAACTGCCGCCGCGCAGCGCCCTGTACGTCACCGCCGACCACGGCATGCTCGACATCCCCTTCGACGAGCAGTCGCGCATCGACTTCGACGAGGACTGGGAGCTGCGCGCCGGCGTCGCCCTCCTCGGCGGCGAGGGCCGCGCGCGCCATGTGTACGCGGTGCCGGGCGCCGAGAACGACGTCCTGACCGTCTGGCGCGAGGTGCTCGGCGAGCAGTTCTGGATCGCGAGCCGGGACGAGGCGATCGCCGCGGGCTGGTTCGGCCCGCCCGACGCCGTCGACGAGCGGGTGTACGCACGCTTCGGCGACGTCATCGCGGCGGCCCACGACGACGTGGCGATCATCGCCACCGAGAAGGAGCCGAAGGAGTCCGCCCTGGTCGGCATGCACGGCTCCATGACCGCCGTCGAGCAGCTCGTCCCGCTCATCGAAGTGCGCTCCTGA
- a CDS encoding DUF5998 family protein, which translates to MDGMAKTGTTTQGLRAAIERSGYYPALVAEAVEAAIGGEPIGSYLVHQETTFDANEVRRHVTVLVLTGTRFIVSHTDEQAADSTSPTPYATTSTESVKIGRISSVVVSRVVANPEKYVPGSLPREVVLTIGWGAVSRIDLEPAACGDPNCEADHGYTGSSTADDLSLRVSEAGDGPDTVRQTLAFAQALSEATADTAR; encoded by the coding sequence ATGGACGGCATGGCAAAGACCGGTACGACGACCCAGGGGCTGCGCGCGGCGATCGAGCGCAGCGGCTACTACCCGGCCCTCGTGGCCGAGGCGGTGGAGGCCGCGATCGGCGGCGAGCCCATCGGGTCGTACCTGGTCCACCAGGAGACCACGTTCGACGCGAACGAAGTGCGCCGGCACGTGACGGTCCTCGTCCTGACCGGCACCCGCTTCATCGTCAGCCACACGGACGAGCAGGCGGCGGACAGTACCTCCCCGACGCCGTACGCGACGACCTCCACGGAGTCCGTGAAAATCGGCCGGATCTCGTCCGTGGTCGTCAGCCGCGTCGTCGCCAACCCCGAGAAGTACGTGCCGGGCTCGCTGCCCCGTGAGGTCGTCCTGACCATCGGCTGGGGCGCCGTGTCACGCATCGACCTGGAGCCCGCCGCCTGCGGCGACCCCAACTGCGAGGCGGACCACGGGTACACCGGCAGCTCCACCGCCGACGACCTCAGCCTCCGCGTCAGCGAGGCGGGCGACGGCCCGGACACCGTGCGCCAGACCCTGGCCTTCGCGCAGGCACTGTCCGAGGCGACCGCGGACACCGCCCGCTGA